Proteins found in one Crassostrea angulata isolate pt1a10 chromosome 3, ASM2561291v2, whole genome shotgun sequence genomic segment:
- the LOC128176103 gene encoding exportin-1-like, with product MPPITMTSVNLSEEAAKLLDFSQKLDITLLDNIVTMMYTGNGPQQRMAQEVLTTLKEHPDSWTRVDTILEYSVNQQTKYYALQILENVIKTRWKVLPRAQCEGIKKYIVGLIIKTSSDAALLEKEKVYVGKLNMILVQILKYEWPRNWPSFISDIVGASKTNESLCQNNLAILKLLSEEVFDFSSGQMTQAKAKHLKDSMCSEFSSIFQLCQFVMDNSQNAPLVGSTLETLLRFLNWIPLGYIFETKLITTLIYKFLNVPLFRNITLKCLTEIAAVCVQQYDEQFVHLFNLTMTQLKQMLPLETNLKEAYQKGTDDEQKFIQNLSLFLCTYLKEHGQLIERKQDLHTVLLEALHYLILISEVEEVEIFKIALEYWNTLAADLYRESPFSSNTSPLLIGKPHHNDVPARRQLYTQVLSRVRRVMISRMAKPEEVLIVENEQGEVVREFLKDTDSINLYKNMRETLVYLTHLDYNDTESIMTEKLHHQVDGTEWSWKNLNTLCWAIGSISGAMHEDDEKRFLVTVIKDLLGLCEQKRGKDNKAIVASNIMYVVGQYPRFLRAHWRFLKTVVNKLFEFMHETHDGVQDMACDTFIKIAQKCRRHFVQVQVGEVMPFIEEILNGINTIICDLQPQQVHTFYEAVGMMISAQNDQVAQEHLIERYLLLPNQVWDGIINQATQNVEVLKDPDAVKQLGNILKTNVRACKALGHPYVVQLGRIYLDMLNVYKVMSENISSAIATNGETVTKQPLIRSMRTVKKETLKLISGWVSRSTDPQMVAENFIPPLLDAVLLDYQRNVSAAREPEVLSTMATIVNRLEGNITKDIPQIFDAVFECTLEMINKDFEDFPEHRTNFFLLLQSVTAHCFQAYLNIPPEQFKLVLDSVIWAFKHTMRNVADTGLDILYTLLQNVANHEEAAQSFYQTYFTDILQHVFSVVTDSSHTAGLTIQATILAYMFSLLENGKITVTLAPTSGPSMQNVPYIQQFLMNLLKAAFPHLNEPQIKIFIEGLFSFDQDIAAFKEHLRDFLVQIREFAGEDNQDLFLEEREQAIKQAQEEKRKIQMSVPGILGPHEIQEDMQD from the exons ATGCCACCGATAACTATGACTTCGGTTAACCTCTCTGAGGAAGCGGCCAAACTTCTGGACTTCAGCCAGAAGCTGGACATTACGTTACTAGATAATATTGTCACAATGATGTACACAGGGAATGGTCCACAG cAAAGAATGGCACAGGAAGTTTTAACAACTCTCAAGGAACACCCAGATTCCTGGACAAGAGTGGACACAATATTAGAATATTCCGTCAACCAACAGACCAAATACTACGCTCTTCAAATTCTAGAAAATGTCATTAAAACACGGTGGAAAGTCCTACCTAGGGCACAATGTGAAG gcATTAAGAAATACATTGTGGGGTTAATCATCAAAACATCATCAGATGCTGCCTTACTTGAGAAGGAGAAAGTTTATGTAGGAAAACTCAACATGATCTTAGTCCAG attttaaaatatgagtGGCCAAGGAATTGGCCTTCATTCATCAGTGACATCGTTGGAGCCAGCAAAACAAACGAGTCATTGTGTCAAAACAATCTAGCAATTCTTAAATTGCTCAG TGAAGAAGTCTTTGACTTCAGCAGTGGGCAGATGACGCAAGCTAAAGCCAAACATCTGAAGGACAGCATGTGCAGTGAATTCTCCTCCATTTTCCAATTGTGTCAATTTGTCATG gacaACTCTCAGAATGCACCACTGGTGGGATCGACATTAGAAACACTCCTGCGTTTCCTGAATTGGATTCCCCTTGGTTACATATTTGAGACCAAACTCATCACAACACTCATTTATAAG TTTTTGAATGTTCCACTATTCAGAAATATTACCCTCAAGTGCTTAACAGAAATAG CTGCTGTATGTGTTCAACAATATGACGAACAATTTGTTCACCTATTCAATCTCACAATGACCCAATTGAAACAg ATGCTGCCTTTGGAAACAAATTTGAAAGAGGCCTACCAGAAAGGGACAGATGATGAACAAAAGTTTATTCAGAACTTGAGTCTGTTTCTGTGTACATACCTGAAGGAACATGGCCAGCTGATTGAGAGGAAGCAAGACTTGCACACTGTCCTATTAGAG GCCTTACACTACCTTATCCTGATATCAGAAGTCGAGGAGGTTGAGATATTTAAGATAGCCTTAGAGTACTGGAACACGCTGGCAGCTGACCTGTACAGAGAGAGTCCGTTTTCTTCCAACACGTCCCCACTGCTCATTGGCAAACCTCACCACAATGACGTGCCAGCCAGACGACAGCTCTACACACAAGTTCTGTCAAGG GTACGGAGAGTTATGATTTCCCGAATGGCCAAGCCTGAAGAAGTCCTGATTGTAGAAAATGAACAAGGAGAGGTGGTCAGGGAATTTCTCAAGGATACAGACTCCATCAACCTTTACAAAAACATGAGAGAGACACTAG TCTACCTGACACATTTGGACTACAATGACACAGAGTCTATAATGACAGAAAAGCTTCATCATCAGGTTGACGGGACAGAGTGGTCATGGAAAAACTTGAACACA ttGTGTTGGGCTATTGGATCCATAAGTGGAGCCATGCATGAAGATGATGAGAAGAGATTTTTAGTCACAGTCATCAAG GACCTGCTTGGGTTGTGTGAACAGAAGAGGGGAAAGGATAACAAGGCCATTGTGGCCTCCAACATCATGTATGTAGTGGGACAGTACCCCCGCTTCCTGAGGGCCCACTGGCGGTTCCTCAAAACGGTCGTCAACAAGCTGTTTGAGTTCATGCATG AAACACATGATGGTGTACAAGATATGGCTTGTGACACTTTTATCAAGATCGCACAGAAGTGTAGAAGGCATTTTGTGCAAGTTCAGGTGGGAGAAGTAATGCCATTCATTGAGGAAATTTTGAATGGAATAAACACAATCATCTGTGATTTGCAACCGCAACAG GTGCACACATTCTATGAGGCGGTGGGGATGATGATCAGTGCTCAGAATGACCAGGTGGCCCAGGAACACCTGATCGAGCGCTATCTCCTGTTACCTAACCAAGTCTGGGACGGAATCATCAACCAAGCCACACAGAATGTGGAAGTCCTAAAAGACCCTGATGCTGTAAAGCAGCTGGGAAACATTCTCAAGACCAATGTGCGGGCCTGCAAAGCCCTCGGCCATCCTTATGTGGTGCAG CTGGGAAGAATCTACCTAGACATGCTGAATGTGTACAAGGTGATGAGTGAGAACATTAGTAGTGCAATAGCCACCAACGGAGAGACGGTCACGAAGCAGCCCCTGATCCGCAGCATGAGGACGGTGAAGAAGGAGACCCTGAAGCTCATCTCCGGCTGGGTCAGTCGCTCCACGGACCCGCAGATG GTGGCAGAGAATTTCATCCCACCCTTACTAGATGCTGTGTTGCTAGACTATCAGAGAAATGTGTCGGCAGCCAGGGAGCCAGAGGTTCTAAGCACAATGGCCACCATAGTCAACAGATTGGAG GGCAATATCACAAAGGACATCCCACAAATTTTTGATGCTGTGTTTGAGTGTACACTGGAAATGATCAATAAAGACTTTGAAGATTTTCCCGAGCACCGAACAAACTTCTTCTTGCTGTTACAAAGTGTTACTGCTCACTGTTTCCAAG CTTACCTGAATATTCCTCCGGAGCAGTTTAAGTTAGTGCTGGACTCTGTGATTTGGGCTTTCAAACATACAATGAGGAATGTGGCCGATACAGGGCTGGatattttatatactttattACAAAATGTGGCGAACCACGAAGAGGCTGCACAGAGTTTTTATCAGACCTATTTCACTGACATTTTACAGCATGTGTTTTCTGTTGTGACGGATAGTTCCCACACTGCAG GACTGACAATACAAGCCACCATTTTGGCATACATGTTTAGTCTGCTGGAGAACGGCAAGATCACAGTGACCTTGGCACCAACCTCAGGGCCCTCTATGCAGAATGTGCCCTACATTCAACAGTTCCTCATGAATCTCCTTAAGGCAGCATTCCCACACCTAAACGA GCCTcagatcaaaatttttattgagGGCCTCTTCAGTTTTGATCAGGATATCGCAGCTTTCAAGGAACACTTGAGGGATTTTTTGGTGCAAATAAGG GAGTTTGCAGGGGAAGACAACCAGGACCTCTTCCTTGAGGAGAGAGAACAGGCCATCAAACAGGCCCAGGAAGAGAAACGCAAAATTCAGATGTCTGTGCCAGGAATTCTAGGACCTCACGAAATTCAAGAGGACATGCAGGACTAG
- the LOC128175867 gene encoding protein FAM161A-like has product MATTHGLTVLAHSCIKPPRNPKTGLSSTLHERAKAYHTYVLQNTEADFNANSNEQDDYDAPSKSVHVYTNPAIDDISTQLQDLDDSDFYQKLVQLKNEHKKTLYLCEQLYKKKVLGENPQSNGFNLDNVPTSYGHLNDRTEDDKTDYVSYEQRDVLHTTSSKPPTGRQIFQTSPSIKKPAGISTMPMPRPSSAPVYRRRGSLTKSLEEEVWAKIASERGIPRESADSDNELNTERLLRTSDDIMRDADDQEIAAAMTRIEDMWENFSVEDYAPRQSRERPSSASVTRKEKDKKEKEWRHRITIPKPFKMTLREETKEKSKSKLQIEHEQKLMEEKLQEEIECQKKFKAQPVPAHVYLPLYDEINEKNEARRRYIRHYSQDLLRSQEKPFKFHTRERVKEKHHTRTCSVPEEIDEHTFKARPVPGYLYDSSIDDQIKEEEEYRKIRIKLRAEELYRKARLPENMEMRQKIKEMNNKGKKVKSKRKSASSHKVKHEVPDYEELYRHFQKELLRRKQEREGTVVKPFKLSTASPSKRERIIEDMKKDEESLRENRWPYMTPRTTPRKSLGYLSNSLDSLPARSTKATDLRSETAKSKTGILKDREQQEIDQDRKRRINEMRLRRSIQERTGADIQPTLEETTLRKLRACREAERDRIEQYEKELAEMKERVERRPLLVERQSQVNAKNAATKKYTATLKSVGLDDDFVQTRSSQAGSVRDDTAEDYDDDFDGTYSKSLEAES; this is encoded by the exons ATGGCAACAACCCACGGTTTGACAGTTTTGGCACATTCATGCATCAAACCCCCAAGAAATCCCAAAACTGGACTGTCATCAACGTTACACGAGAGAGCGAAAGCATACCATACGTATGTTCTGCAAAATACAGAAGCAGATTTCAATGCAAACAGCAATGAGCAAGATGACTACGATGCACCCAGTAAGTCTGTTCATGTTTACACTAATCCCGCGATAGATGATATTTCAACCCAACTCCAAGATCTCGATGATAGcgatttttaccaaaaattggTGCAGTTAAAAAACGAACATAAAAAGACGTTATATCTATGTGAGCAACTGTACAAGAAAAAGGTGCTGGGTGAAAACCCACAATCCAATGGTTTTAATCTTGATAATGTGCCAACGTCATATGGCCATTTAAACGACCGAACAGAGGATGATAAGACAGATTATGTATCGTATGAACAGAGGGATGTTTTGCATACAACATCTAGTAAACCACCAACTGGACGCCAAATATTCCAAACGTCCCCATCAATTAAAAAGCCAGCAGGAATTAGTACGATGCCTATGCCTCGGCCTAGCTCAGCACCGGTGTATAGGAGGAGGGGATCGCTAACAAAGAGCCTAGAGGAAGAGGTTTGGGCAAAAATTGCATCAGAAAGAGGGATACCAAGAGAAAGTGCAGATTCCGACAATGAGTTAAATACAGAGAGACTGTTGAGAACATCTGATGATATAATGAGAGATGCAGATGACCAAGAGATTGCAGCAGCAATGACACGCATTGAAGACATGTGGGAAAATTTTTCCGTGGAAGACTATGCTCCAAGACAGTCAAGGGAAAGGCCATCATCAGCTTCTGTTACACGAAAGGAAAAGgacaagaaagaaaaagaatggaGACATCGAATCACAATTCCTAAGCCTTTCAAGATGACTCTAAGAGAGGAAACCAAGGAGAAGTCAAAAAGCAAACTCCAGATAGAACATGAGCAGAAACTTATGGAGGAAAAACTACAGGAGGAAATAGAGTGTCAGAAAAAGTTTAAAGCTCAGCCAGTTCCTGCTCATGTGTATCTTCCCCTGTATGATGAAATCAATGAAAAGAATGAGGCACGCAGAAGATATATAAGACACTACAGTCAAGATCTACTCAGGTCTCAGGAAAAACCATTCAAATTCCATACAAGAGAAAGAGTCAAAGAAAAACATCACACAAGAACCTGCTCCGTACCAGAGGAAATTGATGAGCACACTTTCAAAGCCAGGCCTGTGCCTGGATATCTGTACGACTCCTCTATTGATGACCAGATCAAAGAAGAGGAGGAGTATAggaaaataagaataaaactGCGAGCAGAAGAACTGTATCGGAAGGCTAGATTGCCAGAAAACATGGAAATGAGACAGAAGATCAAAGAAATGAACAACAAAGGGAAGAAGGTTAAAAGCAAGCGGAAAAGCGCTTCATCTCATAAAGTCAAACATGAGGTTCCTGATTATGAGGAGTTGTACAGACACTTTCAGAAGGAGCTGCTGAGGAGGAAGCAAGAGAGAGAGGGAACTGTGGTGAAGCCATTCAAACTAAGTACAGCAAGTCCGTCAAAAAGGGAGAGAATTATAGAAGATATGAAAAAAGATGAAGAATCGCTGAGAGAAAACCGATGGCCGTACATGACACCAAGAACAACTCCCAGGAAAAGCCTAG GTTACTTGTCTAATTCCCTTGATTCACTTCCTGCTCGCTCCACAAAAGCCACAGACTTGAGATCTGAAACTGCAAA AAGTAAGACGGGCATCTTAAAGGACAGAGAGCAACAGGAGATTGATCAGGACAGGAAGCGGAGGATCAACGAGATGAGACTGAGGCGGAGTATACAAGAGAGAACCGGAGCCGACATTCAACCGACGCTGGAGGAAACTACCCTCCGAAAACTCAGAGCTTGCAG ggAGGCTGAAAGGGATAGAATAGAGCAGTATGAGAAAGAGTTGGCCGAGATGAAGGAGCGAGTAGAGAGGAGGCCTCTCTTAGTGGAGAGACAGTCACAG GTAAATGCCAAGAATGCAGCAACCAAGAAATATACAGCAACTCTCAAAAGTGTGGGACTGGATGATGATTTTGTTCAGACCCGTAGCTCTCAGGCAGGAAGTGTCAGGGACGATACAGCAGAGGACTACGATGATGATTTTGATGGCACCTACAGCAAGAGCCTAGAGGCTGAATCTTAG